The following are from one region of the Aspergillus chevalieri M1 DNA, chromosome 1, nearly complete sequence genome:
- a CDS encoding putative serine/threonine protein kinase (COG:T;~EggNog:ENOG410PJZ9;~InterPro:IPR000719,IPR011009,IPR008271,IPR017441;~PFAM:PF07714;~go_function: GO:0004672 - protein kinase activity [Evidence IEA];~go_function: GO:0005524 - ATP binding [Evidence IEA];~go_process: GO:0006468 - protein phosphorylation [Evidence IEA]), with protein sequence MSDHQHQPPSIVGPDLVLRNGYNTTAPATTDHYSRRDSLESAELAEGPSPLPSSSDTAEPNKQVITKPPSAKLPSDNGESQPPLRHPYYNLYSASTSRNSSARTSTSSLQALNEDTVVDARSNRRPAMSRRTSGLSQSETPAPEYPVYPDQSYASLQTQVHPTYQPPLLRSRPQQTHHDIRSRLAQSRAARTAGNTPLSSPGLFSFKSPRPVSSTPVATDNGTRVSSPYLHPTQLQPPPKETHTVEVDRDLVTGNKVINEYEILAELGRGEHGKVKLGRHVTTRKKVAIKIVQRYTKRRRLGKLGSPEDKVKKEVAILKKARHPNIVGLLEVIDDPNRQKVYIVLEYVENGEIIWRRRGLREIVHVDKIRLEREKSGIDDSPSFLEESRQYIRTAQHLRRQREKARERRQALAEYAQQGPIPAWSLEHGAESEDEEDGDEEAANGLAIARTSSRSIMSSNNDDSPSPSFSSACDPALNAVEGSMYGPYAEITPPRPFERRFSTASSSFGYAPSEPEWFAEDDEMSYVPCLTINEARHAFRDSVLGLEYLHYQGIIHRDIKPANLLLTKDHRVKISDFGVSYLGHPMRDEEEEEQTEINGTEVDDVRELSKTVGTPAFYAPELCYTGDDFLDQVGSVPKITGAIDVWSLGVTLYGMVFGRLPFVSDDEYSMFQTIVKKEVYIPRKRLKPVEDDPGTFSQWPKSLSSEKRQQHEIAYEDIDDELYDLLKRLLTKDPIKRITLKEIKHHPWVLHGLPNPRGWVEDTDPNYQSKGKRIEVSSEEVTSAVSKVPIIKRVQEKMSKWGNYLTGRKDKDKDSRKRTSTTDSLTSTSNSSSTSLGKYLWNNTSRQPSPRVEEDWSARPSRQGKEEHPLSRSVAASPIGRENQTSYFVMQDSRSDPSLPQTQTTAPRPDVLERATSTASTADSIKTVTPSDPETALWTAQSPHPATPNLVETLGTSSIGGLFGGASRRLARGLQTGDWRPEKTVAAEEAGGVAGDRRSEPSLALSVASAVGQMQNSGLWKGASSPSSRTQSPHSSHTVHRRNRSQQLPARPSAESFALTREALLRQRQPENVPSSGLAKTVEDESCSNEPLRHLREVPTPSKTAELLTENTPTDAPSNGLTTSPPSAATISSSSADEYNSGMSHSESYPSIPSVVSGASSFSIDGLYDGTQDFGDCEPVAQIPSMLRTGETVKAPQPISDLQTEDDEARYYCDNEEEDSDDSDDEVLIIGKKKPPPHKPIIPGSKAS encoded by the exons ATGTCGGatcaccagcaccagccgcCTTCCATTGTCGGTCCGGATCTGGTGCTTCGAAATGGTTACAACACTACGGCTCCTGCGACTACAGACCATTATTCCCGACGCGATTCTCTCGAGTCCGCCGAACTGGCCGAGGGTCCATCGCCGCTTCCTTCGTCATCAGATACCGCAGAGCCCAACAAGCAGGTCATCACCAAGCCGCCTTCTGCAAAACTTCCCAGCGATAACGGGGAATCTCAACCCCCTCTCCGCCATCCTTACTATAACCTATACTCCGCCAGTACTTCTCGCAATTCTTCCGCTCGCACTTCCACCAGTTCTCTGCAGGCCTTGAATGAGGACACCGTCGTCGATGCTCGCTCTAATCGGCGCCCGGCTATGTCCCGACGAACGTCTGGCTTGAGCCAATCCGAGACTCCTGCCCCGGAATACCCCGTTTATCCCGACCAGTCTTATGCGTCCCTCCAGACTCAGGTGCACCCCACCTACCAGCCTCCTTTACTGCGTTCGCGACCTCAACAGACCCATCATGATATCCGTTCTCGCCTAGCCCAGTCTCGTGCCGCCCGCACCGCTGGTAATACCCCTTTGTCAAGCCCTGGACTGTTCTCTTTCAAAAGCCCTCGTCCTGTTTCGTCAACTCCTGTCGCAACCGATAATGGTACCCGCGTCAGTAGTCCATATCTCCATCCAACCCAACTCCAACCGCCACCCAAAGA GACCCACACGGTTGAAGTCGACCGTGATCTCGTGACAGGCAACAAAGTGATCAATGAATACGAGATTCTCGCGGAACTGGGACGTGGTGAACATGGCAAGGTTAAACTAGGTCGGCATGTAACAACCCGGAAAAAGGTGGCCATCAAGATCGTTCAACGGTACACCAAACGCCGTCGCTTGGGTAAACTCGGAAGCCCCGAGGATAAAGTGAAGAAGGAAGTCGCCATCTTGAAGAAGGCACGCCATCCCAATATCGTTGGTCTGCTCGAGGTCATCGATGATCCGAACCGCCAAAAGGTGTATATAGTTCTTGAATATGTCGAGAATGGTGAGATCATTTGGCGTCGACGCGGTCTGCGAGAGATCGTGCACGTCGACAAGATCCGTTTGGAACGGGAAAAGTCCGGTATTGACGATTCGCCCTCGTTTCTCGAAGAGAGCCGCCAGTATATCCGAACCGCCCAGCATCTTCGTCGACAACGGGAAAAGGCACGCGAACGCCGTCAAGCACTGGCGGAATACGCTCAACAGGGCCCCATCCCCGCCTGGAGTTTGGAACACGGTGCGGAgtcggaggatgaggaggacggCGATGAGGAAGCTGCCAACGGTTTAGCGATCGCCCGTACGTCCAGTCGCTCTATCATGAGCAGTAACAATGACGACTCTCCAAgtccctctttctcttcagcCTGTGACCCCGCATTAAATGCGGTCGAAGGTAGTATGTACGGGCCCTATGCAGAGATCACTCCGCCCCGTCCGTTTGAACGGCGTTTCAGCACGGCGTCTAGCAGTTTTGGTTATGCACCGTCGGAGCCGGAATGGTTCGCAGAGGACGATGAAATGTCATACGTGCCCTGTTTGACCATCAACGAAGCGCGCCATGCCTTCCGTGACTCTGTTCTCGGTTTGGAGTATCTCCATTATCAGGGCATTATCCATCGTGACATTAAGCCGGCGAACTTGCTTCTTACCAAGGACCATCGGGTTAAAATTTCAGATTTTGGTGTCTCCTATCTTGGGCACCCGATGCgggacgaggaagaagaagagcagacCGAGATAAACGGTACCGAAGTTGACGACGTGCGAGAATTATCCAAGACCGTGGGTACACCGGCGTTCTACGCGCCTGAGCTCTGCTACACTGGTGATGATTTCTTGGATCAAGTGGGCAGTGTGCCCAAGATCACCGGTGCAATCGACGTGTGGTCGCTTGGCGTGACCTTGTACGGGATGGTCTTTGGCCGTCTACCATTCGTCTCAGATGATGAGTACAGCATGTTCCAAACTATTGTGAAGAAAGAGGTTTACATTCCTCGAAAGCGTCTGAAGCCGGTAGAGGACGATCCCGGCACGTTTAGCCAATGGCCCAAGTCGCTCAGCAGCGAGAAACGACAACAACATGAGATTGCATACGAAGATATCGACGATGAACTGTACGATCTACTCAAGCGCCTCCTGACCAAGGACCCCATCAAGCGGATCACTTTGAAAGAAATCAAGCATCACCCATGGGTGCTGCATGGCCTTCCCAACCCTCGCGGCTGGGTGGAAGACACAGATCCGAACTATCAGAGCAAAGGCAAGCGGATTGAAGTCTCCAGCGAAGAGGTGACATCAGCCGTCAGCAAAGTTCCCATCATCAAAAGGGTGCAAGAAAAGATGAGCAAATGGGGCAACTATCTCACAGGACGGAAagacaaggacaaggacaGTCGCAAGCGCACTTCGACCACGGACAGCCTTACCAGCACGAGTAATAGCAGCAGCACTTCCCTGGGGAAGTATCTTTGGAACAACACGAGCCGTCAACCCAGCCCGCGCGTGGAAGAGGATTGGTCCGCTCGGCCCTCGCGACAAGGCAAGGAGGAACACCCGCTCTCGCGGAGCGTCGCTGCCAGTCCCATCGGTCGAGAAAACCAGACATCCTACTTCGTGATGCAGGATTCGCGATCTGATCCCAGTCTTCCGCAGACGCAGACCACTGCTCCGAGACCAGATGTTCTGGAGCGCGCTACGTCGACAGCATCTACCGCTGATTCAATCAAAACGGTTACACCGTCAGACCCGGAGACAGCTCTTTGGACAGCACAATCTCCCCACCCGGCGACTCCTAATCTTGTCGAAACACTCGGAACCAGCAGTATTGGTGGCCTATTTGGTGGTGCAAGCCGCCGACTTGCTCGGGGCCTTCAAACGGGCGATTGGCGCCCAGAAAAGACGGTGGCAGCCGAGGAAGCAGGTGGAGTAGCAGGGGACCGGCGCTCGGAACCTAGCCTCGCCCTCAGCGTCGCTTCAGCGGTCGGCCAAATGCAAAATTCTGGCTTGTGGAAGGGAGCAAGTTCTCCGTCGTCGCGAACTCAGAGCCCACACTCCTCGCACACGGTTCATCGGCGCAACCGATCTCAGCAGCTTCCAGCCCGACCTTCAGCGGAGTCATTCGCCCTAACCCGAGAAGCGTTATTGCGCCAGCGACAGCCAGAAAATGTACCAAGCTCAGGTCTCGCCAAAACAGTTGAAGATGAATCGTGCTCCAACGAGCCTCTACGTCACTTACGAGAAGTTCCGACGCCCTCGAAGACTGCAGAGCTTTTGACAGAGAACACGCCTACGGATGCCCCAAGCAATGGGCTTACCACGTCGCCACCGTCGGCCGCGACCATCTCGTCGTCCTCTGCCGATGAGTACAATAGTGGCATGTCCCACAGTGAGTCTTATCCCAGTATCCCATCTGTCGTCTCCGGAGCATCTTCGTTTTCGATAGATGGGCTGTACGACGGAACCCAGGACTTTGGGGACTGTGAACCCGTCGCTCAGATTCCGTCTATGCTTCGCACTGGCGAAACCGTCAAAGCGCCGCAACCAATCTCCGATTTACAGacagaagatgatgaagCTCGGTATTACTGCGacaatgaagaggaagactcGGACGACTCGGACGACGAAGTGCTCATTATTGGCAAGAAGAAGCCGCCGCCACATAAGCCAATCATTCCCGGCAGCAAGGCGTCGTAA
- a CDS encoding uncharacterized protein (COG:S;~EggNog:ENOG410PFJY;~InterPro:IPR015915,IPR011043;~SECRETED:SignalP(1-29);~TransMembrane:1 (n10-21c29/30o450-471i);~go_function: GO:0005515 - protein binding [Evidence IEA]), whose amino-acid sequence MQNHRPRMKIVSILALPFALLRLLHPVSATAIPYTPSRVFVSPSHNDSLAYILLTGGFDGQDQTRTAFLSLNISQEVDAANPSYTTLLDQAPFREDDHTTAFVPVIDDHGIIKVYTGNCQNVSDPGVVWQFTPDPDNTIGNGTWERLSVDKKHKHTYGPNYLAAGFAYEITDTTDSAVYTFGGMCPWSNETNTDWVAAADYSHDMTLLDPTTDSETSYLFESAGEHAPPIAEAGLSITPLLPAYIATADGKMLRQQDFLFIGGQTEQAFLNMSELAVYSLPHDSWNFVAIDGSPPSAKSELAVRDTKEGIIEPRSGHTAVLSPDGGKVIVVGGWVGNTSIPARPQLAILEIGSKYGGYGPWTWQVPSLEGSFLGDDSGIYGHGTEMLPGGVMMISGGYRISQMSKRSTNSQVYFYNVTSNSWATSYTNPNWLAANSVSQDPGSLSKAAKVGIGVGVPVGVIVLCLIGWMVWKYSRRFRWRRKRNSELRKLALGAQRSHFWGRDDPEMASSIHRPSLNSDRSYPWASNKGNGRSKQPEEEDAARSEMTGLLLDGLSSTKNNRQNRLSYRFSGSNPARNIHPIDEREEDEADASDNLIARDPNSTGPQMGLLGGIDIPDPHIEAPFLTPQTTHAERTQENTRAVFEENAFLARFGLDDGSTGTPASSTRDRPQSSQSNVPGTMRLGNVRRSRATLFYNPTSIPNNGQSPNTSAVASTHSKETASASSDKRYSSDSYSTAYTSQSQKQAEGEHLLREQESLVDGVAALEPEPESESVSPLELPTKVAATSSRPKGPKAAEWFGNVRRVLSGPRKWTMSDKHSSSDDKNHAAPLASGLDRRKTVLESKRVSFQEPDQEIVPPRRAVSASAELFRRKQGAEDWGVSPTSRTSHEGGKSDAMLDPTNKENFQSEEEDWDIEAAAEGRRVQVTFTVPKEQLRVVNAMPGDLESVSTTTASASRVNSGGTGTSYRTVTT is encoded by the coding sequence ATGCAGAACCACCGCCCAAGAATGAAAATCGTCTCCATCTTAGCCCTCCCATTCGCGCTACTCCGGCTTCTCCACCCGGTTTCCGCGACAGCGATCCCATACACTCCCTCCCGCGTCTTCGTTTCACCATCGCACAATGACTCGCTAGCTTATATACTGCTAACTGGCGGTTTTGATGGTCAAGACCAAACGAGGACCGCGTTCCTGTCGTTGAATATCTCCCAGGAAGTCGATGCGGCTAATCCCAGTTACACCACGCTTCTGGACCAGGCGCCATTTCGCGAGGACGATCATACCACTGCATTTGTTCCGGTAATCGACGACCATGGGATTATCAAGGTGTACACGGGAAATTGCCAAAATGTCTCAGATCCAGGTGTGGTGTGGCAGTTCACGCCCGATCCGGACAACACAATTGGGAATGGGACTTGGGAAAGACTCTCCGTTGATAAGAAACACAAACATACATACGGACCTAATTACCTCGCAGCTGGATTTGCCTACGAGATCACTGATACGACAGACAGTGCTGTCTACACCTTTGGTGGCATGTGCCCGTGGAGCAACGAAACCAACACCGATTGGGTTGCCGCAGCGGATTACTCCCATGACATGACGCTGTTGGATCCAACAACAGATAGCGAGACGTCGTATCTCTTCGAATCTGCCGGTGAGCACGCACCACCAATCGCAGAGGCTGGATTGTCCATTACCCCGTTATTACCGGCATATATTGCTACCGCCGATGGCAAGATGCTACGGCAACAAGATTTCCTGTTCATTGGAGGACAGACAGAGCAGGCCTTTCTCAATATGTCCGAGCTTGCCGTATACTCTCTGCCACATGACAGTTGGAACTTTGTCGCCATAGACGGGAGTCCACCCAGTGCCAAATCAGAGCTCGCCGTCCGAGATACAAAGGAGGGTATTATCGAGCCACGATCTGGCCACACAGCTGTTCTCTCCCCTGATGGTGGCAAAGTGATTGTCGTCGGAGGCTGGGTGGGAAATACGAGTATTCCCGCGCGCCCTCAATTAGCGATCCTGGAAATTGGCTCGAAATACGGGGGTTACGGCCCATGGACCTGGCAAGTACCTTCTTTGGAAGGCTCATTCCTGGGTGATGATTCTGGAATCTACGGGCATGGCACTGAAATGCTTCCAGGAGGTGTGATGATGATTTCTGGTGGTTATCGCATCTCGCAGATGTCCAAACGATCTACGAATTCCCAGGTTTACTTCTACAACGTGACCTCCAATAGCTGGGCTACTTCGTATACAAACCCTAACTGGCTGGCTGCCAACAGTGTATCGCAGGACCCCGGCTCTCTTTCCAAGGCGGCCAAGGTAGGAATCGGAGTGGGGGTTCCTGTTGGAGTAATCGTCCTGTGTCTGATCGGGTGGATGGTTTGGAAGTACTCGCGACGATTCCGCTGGCGTCGAAAAAGGAACAGTGAACTTCGGAAGCTGGCATTGGGCGCGCAGCGATCCCATTTCTGGGGCCGGGATGATCCCGAAATGGCCAGTAGCATTCACAGGCCCTCACTCAATTCCGATCGAAGCTACCCATGGGCCAGCAACAAAGGCAATGGGAGATCCAAACAGcctgaggaagaggacgctGCCAGGTCTGAGATGACGGGGCTATTGTTGGATGGCTTGAGCTCGACAAAGAACAATCGACAAAACAGACTTTCCTACCGCTTCTCAGGGAGCAATCCCGCTAGGAATATCCATCCGATAGATGAGCGGGAAGAAGATGAGGCTGATGCTTCTGACAACCTTATCGCGCGTGACCCCAATTCGACTGGCCCGCAAATGGGTCTTCTCGGAGGGATTGACATACCAGATCCCCACATAGAAGCACCCTTTCTGACACCACAGACCACCCACGCTGAGCGGACGCAGGAAAATACTCGCGCAGTATTTGAAGAGAATGCGTTCTTGGCCAGATTCGGACTAGACGATGGCAGCACTGGTACTCCAGCTTCCTCAACGAGAGATCGACCACAATCAAGCCAGTCGAATGTGCCTGGAACGATGAGACTGGGTAATGTTCGGAGATCTCGAGCTACCCTTTTCTACAATCCCACGTCTATTCCAAACAACGGACAGTCCCCGAACACATCAGCCGTGGCATCCACCCACAGCAAGGAAACCGCTTCCGCTTCCTCGGACAAACGATACTCATCTGACTCCTATTCCACAGCGTATACCTCCCAGTCACAGAAGCAAGCAGAAGGAGAGCACCTACTCCGCGAACAGGAGAGTCTCGTGGACGGCGTGGCAGCGctcgagccagagccagaatcAGAGTCTGTCTCTCCTCTCGAACTCCCCACCAAAGTTGCTGCGACCTCATCCCGACCAAAAGGACCAAAAGCCGCCGAGTGGTTCGGGAACGTGCGACGCGTCTTGTCGGGACCCAGGAAATGGACTATGTCGGATAAGCATTCATCAAGCGATGACAAGAACCATGCTGCTCCGTTAGCCTCAGGTCTTGATCGCAGAAAGACCGTTCTTGAATCTAAGAGGGTTTCTTTCCAGGAGCCAGATCAGGAAATTGTCCCTCCAAGACGAGCAGTCAGTGCTTCTGCAGAGCTCTTCCGTCGCAAACAAGGCGCTGAAGATTGGGGTGTTAGCCCTACCTCTCGGACATCGCATGAAGGTGGCAAATCGGATGCCATGCTCGATCCTACCAATAAGGAGAATTTCCaaagtgaagaagaagactggGATATTGAAGCAGCCGCTGAAGGTCGTCGTGTCCAGGTTACTTTCACCGTTCCCAAGGAGCAATTACGGGTTGTCAATGCGATGCCAGGTGATTTGGAGAGTGTATCTACGACTACTGCGTCTGCGTCCAGGGTCAATAGTGGGGGTACAGGTACCAGTTATAGGACTGTGACTACGTAA
- the ARO2 gene encoding bifunctional chorismate synthase/riboflavin reductase [NAD(P)H] ARO2 (BUSCO:EOG09262DUV;~COG:E;~EggNog:ENOG410PGTR;~InterPro:IPR020541,IPR000453,IPR035904;~PFAM:PF01264;~go_function: GO:0004107 - chorismate synthase activity [Evidence IEA];~go_process: GO:0009073 - aromatic amino acid family biosynthetic process [Evidence IEA]): MSTWGEYFRVTTYGESHCRSVGCIVDGCPPGMQLTEDDIQPQMTRRRPGQSALTTPRNEKDRVEIQSGTEFGVTLGTPIGMMVRNEDQRPKDYGGSTMDLYPRPSHADLTYLEKYGVKASSGGGRSSARETIGRVAAGAIAEKYLRLSHGVEIVSFVSSVGNEHLVPPTSEHPTASTNPEFLNLLETIDRQTVDSFAPTRCPSEEAAARMTKVIEKYRDNHDSIGGTVTCVIRNVPIGLGEPCFDKLEAKLGHAMLSIPATKGFEIGSGFGGCEVPGSIHNDPFVASEVESRTGTATTTKQRLTTRTNNSGGIQGGISNGASIYFRVAFKPPATIGQAQETAQYDLTTGVLEAKGRHDPCVVPRAVPIVEAMASLVVIDALMAQYSRENARSLLPPLPKDIPTRP, encoded by the exons ATGTCGACGTGGGGAGAGTATTTCCGGGTTACGAC CTATGGCGAATCCCACTGCCGCTCTGTCGGCTGCATCGTCGACGGCTGCCCCCCAGGCATGCAACTCACAGAAGACGACATCCAGCCCCAAATGACCCGCCGACGCCCCGGCCAGAGCGCGCTGACGACCCCGCGAAACGAAAAGGACCGCGTCGAGATTCAGTCGGGAACGGAATTCGGAGTCACCCTGGGAACACCGATTGGCATGATGGTCCGCAACGAGGACCAGAGACCCAAGGACTACGGCGGCAGCACGATGGATCTGTACCCTCGCCCCAGCCATGCGGATCTGACTTACCTCGAAAAGTACGGTGTCAAAGCTAGCAGTGGTGGTGGCCGTAGCAGTGCCCGTGAGACAATTGGTCGTGTTGCCGCCGGTGCTATCGCGGAGAAGTACTTGCGTCTTTCGCACGGCGTTGAGATTGTGTCGTTCGTCTCCTCTGTCGGCAATGAGCACCTCGTCCCCCCGACCTCCGAGCACCCCACCGCCTCCACGAACCCCGAATTCCTCAACCTCTTGGAAACCATTGACCGCCAGACCGTCGACTCCTTCGCGCCCACCCGCTGCCCCAGCGAAGAAGCCGCCGCACGCATGACCAAGGTCATCGAGAAATATCGCGACAACCACGACAGCATCGGTGGCACAGTCACCTGCGTTATCCGCAACGTCCCCATCGGCCTTGGCGAGCCCTGCTTCGACAAGCTCGAGGCCAAGCTCGGACACGCCATGCTTTCCATTCCCGCGACCAAGGGCTTCGAAATCGGCTCTGGCTTCGGCGGTTGCGAAGTTCCCGGCTCGATTCACAACGACCCCTTCGTCGCCTCTGAGGTTGAGTCCCGCACCGGCACTGCCACCACTACCAAGCAGCGCCTGACAACCCGCACCAACAACTCCGGCGGTATCCAGGGTGGTATTTCGAACGGCGCATCGATCTACTTCCGCGTCGCGTTCAAGCCTCCCGCGACTATCGGGCAGGCGCAGGAAACCGCGCAGTACGATCTGACTACTGGTGTGTTGGAGGCCAAGGGTAGACATGACCCGTGCGTTGTGCCGAGAGCTGTTCCCATTGTTGAGGCTATGGCTTCGTTGGTTGTCATTGATGCGTTGATGGCGCAGTATTCGAGGGAGAATGCACGGAGTTTGCTGCCGCCGTTGCCGAAGGATATTCCTACTCGTCCTTAG
- the AIM22 gene encoding putative lipoate--protein ligase (BUSCO:EOG09263HE6;~COG:H;~EggNog:ENOG410PKCK;~InterPro:IPR004143,IPR004562;~PFAM:PF03099;~go_process: GO:0006464 - cellular protein modification process [Evidence IEA];~go_process: GO:0009249 - protein lipoylation [Evidence IEA]) — protein sequence MLLLRRGPCLLSSSFRCGSLSTNFIRRNSSFPSNQFAQLASRDASKHQIYQSLSSDPYVNLSIEHFLLENAPADSSILFLYINRPCVVIGRNQNPWLETNLRAIQNDRVKDPEGINQNGEDVLYVRRRSGGGAVYHDEGNLNYSVISPRTTFTRNKHAEMVVRALHRIGATNTGVNDRHDIVMSLPQELQQLMGGNPTGFDPATPRKISGSAFKLTRNRALHHGTCLLDSPNIADLGSFLRSPARNYIKAKGVESVRSPVANVSTMFADALMPFSIQGTIEIIMEEFAQLYNVSSEAVPRATRAHANDLELHAGHDWVAGAVGEDQAEEPDIKKGIDELRSLDWKYIQTPQFTFSTYPIEEDPRERPPLPPSLPFYTRAFLRCKHGAIIESHISVSPDETVASEQARQVREALNGRKLHELQLEDLHEALGRVSPAMGSNLVRELAMFLGRNLGCY from the exons ATGCTACTCCTACGACGAGGACCATGTCTGCTGTCCTCGAGCTTTCGGTGCGGTAGCTTGTCAACCAACTTCATCCGGCGCAATTCCTCCTTTCCATCCAACCAATTCGCCCAACTCGCCAGTCGCGACGCCTCAAAACACCAAATATACCAATCGCTCTCCTCAGACCCCTACGTGAACCTCTCTATTGAACATTTCCTCCTTGAAAATGCTCCTGCAGACTCGAGTATCCTTTTCCTCTACATAAACCGCCCCTGCGTCGTTATCGGACGCAACCAGAACCCATGGCTCGAAACCAACCTGCGCGCGATTCAAAATGACCGGGTGAAGGATCCAGAAGGGATCAATCAGAATGGCGAAGACGTGCTATATGTTCGACGAAGGTCCGGTGGGGGCGCAGTGTATCATGATGAAGGGAATCTGAACTACAGTGTCATTTCACCGCGAACGACGTTTACACGCAACAAGCATGCGGAGATGGTAGTGCGCGCTCTGCATCGTATCGGGGCAACGAATACCGGTGTCAATGATCGCCATGACATAGTCATGTCGCTGCCGCAGGAGCTGCAGCAGTTAATGGGCGGGAATCCAACTGGTTTTGATCCAGCTACACCAAGGAAGATCTCTGGTTCAGCGTTCAAGTTGACCAGGAACCGAGCCCTGCATCACGGAACTTGCCTGTTGGATTCTCCAAACATTGCGGATCTTGGCTCGTTCTTACGGTCACCCGCGCGGAACTATATCAAAGCTAAGGGCGTTGAAAGTGTTCGGTCGCCGGTTGCGAATGTCTCGACGATGTTTGCCGATGCTCTTATGCCATTTTCAATCCAGGGGACAATTGAGATCATCATGGAGGAGTTTGCACAATTATATAATGTCAGTTCCGAGGCTGTCCCTCGGGCTACGCGGGCTCACGCAAATGATTTGGAGCTACACGCGGGTCACGATTGGGTTGCGGGGGCTGTAGGAGAGGATCAGGCTGAAGAGCCTGATATCAAGAAGGGAATTGACGAGCTGCGT TCGCTGGATTGGAAATACATCCAAACACCGCAGTTCACCTTTTCAACATACCCTATCGAAGAAGATCCCCGGGAGAGACCACCACTGCCACCCTCTCTCCCTTTTTAT ACACGCGCATTCCTCCGCTGCAAACATGGCGCGATAATCGAAAGCCACATCTCGGTCTCACCAGATGAGACCGTCGCATCCGAGCAGGCTCGCCAAGTGCGTGAAGCACTTAATGGCCGCAAACTGCACGAACTCCAGTTAGAAGATTTGCATGAGGCCCTTGGCCGGGTAAGTCCGGCTATGGGTTCTAATCTCGTACGAGAACTTGCGATGTTTCTTGGGAGGAATTTGGGCTGTTATTGA